AAGTTCACAGTTGATGAGTTCTCTCCTGGTCACAAATGCTGCTGGTGTCAAAGTTTATTTGAccatttctctgaaaaataaaGGCATATTCATCAAATCTTTGTTACATCTGAAGTGGAAAGCCTGAAAAGACGTCAAAGTGCAAAACATGTTGGGAGCGGACAGTTACATTATTCACTGACCTTTCACTGAACCATATTATCCAGCTTCTGTCTGTATTTAGCCAAGGTCTGCAAACAAATTAATGTATAGAACACTCAGAAGTAAACAAACAGCCAGCCAAATCTCAAGGAACAAAAAAAAGGGCACCAATAGCCATCAGAGAAAGGCTAATATGGACATATTATCCTATACAACATAAAGGAATATGTAATACAGTTgaaaatttgaagaaaaaaccATGGCTACCTCCTGACAAACAGAGTTTAACATTGTGAAAGCAAAAGTGCTTACTTATTTAAAGATTTGGTCACAGCGACAAAATTATCGACATCAAACATAAAAATCCCACCTTACTCAAATTAAATGCTTATGTGTTTCTTTCTACATTTAACAGCAATGCAGAATAAACAATCATAACTCTTGCAATGAAAAAATGTATTAAAATCAACAGTATattaaggccctgtttgtttcagattataaaagctggattgtgatcaaaatctaaaagctgaaacaaacagctagattgtaaaagctggattctaatcacaatctaaaagctgaaacaaacagctgggtgaaaaagctggattgttacaatccaacacacagattgtaacaattcagcaatctgctttccaccagattctaacaatccagattttacaatccagcttcttactATCCACAATCCATAAGCTgattttcacaatctacagctgaaataaacaggacCTAAGTTGCTTCATGTACAAACATAACCACGTGCATTTTTGTGACCATCCAGATATTAACTAGCAGAAAAGTTCTCTTTCTTTATGAGCATTAGTCAATTTATTTGAAGTGCACTGTGCTCAGCAATTTGTTTCCTCTAATAATTCTAGATCTAGTTTTGGAAGGGAGTTGAGTGCTTTCATCAGAAAAGACTAAAACAGTGAAGCCTCTTACCCTGGTATAAGCATATACGCTTGCCTCAGATGGTCCTACTGGGCTGCCCCGTCTAATAAACTTTCCTTCCTTGAATATGTAAAGCATGGGAATGCCCGTAGACAGCTCGAGGCTTATTACCTAAAGGTCCCACTTTCAATATAATTCAACAAGttctttttttggaaaaagaaaagagaaaagaaggcTATATCACCTCTTGAGAAGTTAATTTGTCCAGATGCATTATAATTGAACGAAGTGAATTCCCATGTGCAGCAACCATCACGTGTTTCCCAGCCATGAGTTGAGGAACAATCTATTAGAAAAAACCGCTAATGGGTCAGATGGAACTAGGAAAAAAGTTTCACAAGTCCAGGACAAGTCAAAAAAATTCAGGTCCCAAATTTGATACGAGTCTGCACAATAGAAACAAAACTAAACACATTGATGCACAGTAGAAGAAATCATTAATTTAATGTATCCCTTAGTATAGCTCTGGAACCTCATGATACAAAAGCTCTTTGTGTTATATAGATAGTTAGCGGCAGAGGGACCAATAGTCCATGTACATGTAAATAGTGCATCATTCAATTAGTGTAAAATAGCCTTGCAACCTTACCTGATctttgaaataagcaacagCTCTCTCAGCACACATCTCTAGGCTTTCACCATTTGGCGGAGGAATCTCATAACTGCGGCGCCACTCATGAACTTGTTCTTTCCCAAATCGATCTGCAGTTTCTTGCTTATTAAGGCCTTGTAACTCACCATACCTAGGCAATGTCATGGGATGTTTCAAGATTGAAAACTGTCAAACAgatattataaattttatattaGCACAATAAAGAATAAGCGGGAGAAACTGTTACATTCGTTCATTCAACTGCCAAGCTGTTATGACAGGAATTGACTGTCTCTTTGTTTCTTCACTGTATATCTGACTCCACCTGTGAGCTTGTTCACTTTCATTATGTATGACGATTGGAATCTGGAGATACATGAATCATAATTCCTAAACATAATTGCAAAAGACAGAATACACACATGCTAGAAGAAATTACTCAAACAATTAACGAAGGAAAGATACACAACCTTCTTGTGCCGATGCTGCATCATCGCAAGCATTGCAGTCATCTGAGCACGAATCAGTGATGAGGTATATATCACATTGATCGGGATATTGCATATCCTTTTACCTGCCTCAATGGCCTCCTCGACACCCTTCCGTGTCAGGGGCACATCGACGCAGCCAGTAAACAGGTTTTTCTCATTCCACAGCGATTCACCATGCCGAATCAATATAAGTGCACTTTCACCTACAAAGCACACAAGGATAACAGCTTTACAGAACTATATATCAGTccaaaggtgaaaaaaaaaacaataaaccaCCATTATAAGAGTTCATTCTAATGAAACTTGTGAAAAATACTTGATTTCTTTGGGGTGTGGCCGCTGTTGCCATTAGAGGGTAGCTGAGTCGGCTCCACCACAGAAGACTGAAAGCCTGACGCGCAAACCAAACCCGAATTCCGGCTGCCTGAACACCAACTTCCTACAGAAACCAAGCGCGCATTGCCTGTACTCTTTTGCAGCCTAGAGTTCTTGGCATTCCCCTGGTGGGATTGGGCAGACACAAGCGCGTGGTGAGATACAGCCGCAGCCATTCTaatccaagaagaagaaaaaatcaatCAATTGGCCAGCAGGTTGTACAGTTGTACTTGTAAGGAATTCAAGGGCAAAATTGAGCAATTCTTGAATTAGTTTTTATCATGAAAAAACATTGCACTAATCCCATAATTCGAACATTTAAAGCCATGGATCAAAACTACCCTAGAAACCAAAACTAGATGAATGAACCCATTTAATGACCGCCCCCAGCC
The sequence above is drawn from the Phragmites australis chromosome 10, lpPhrAust1.1, whole genome shotgun sequence genome and encodes:
- the LOC133930658 gene encoding 2,3-bisphosphoglycerate-dependent phosphoglycerate mutase 1-like isoform X1; the encoded protein is MAAAVSHHALVSAQSHQGNAKNSRLQKSTGNARLVSVGSWCSGSRNSGLVCASGFQSSVVEPTQLPSNGNSGHTPKKSSESALILIRHGESLWNEKNLFTGCVDVPLTRKGVEEAIEAGKRICNIPINVIYTSSLIRAQMTAMLAMMQHRHKKIPIVIHNESEQAHRWSQIYSEETKRQSIPVITAWQLNERMYGELQGLNKQETADRFGKEQVHEWRRSYEIPPPNGESLEMCAERAVAYFKDQIVPQLMAGKHVMVAAHGNSLRSIIMHLDKLTSQEVISLELSTGIPMLYIFKEGKFIRRGSPVGPSEASVYAYTRTLAKYRQKLDNMVQ
- the LOC133930658 gene encoding 2,3-bisphosphoglycerate-dependent phosphoglycerate mutase 1-like isoform X2; protein product: MAAAVSHHALVSAQSHQGNAKNSRLQKSTGNARLVSVGSWCSGSRNSGLVCASGFQSSVVEPTQLPSNGNSGHTPKKSSESALILIRHGESLWNEKNLFTGCVDVPLTRKGVEEAIEAGKRICNIPINVIYTSSLIRAQMTAMLAMMQHRHKKIPIVIHNESEQAHRWSQIYSEETKRQSIPVITAWQLNERMYGELQGLNKQETADRFGKEQVHEWRRSYEIPPPNGESLEMCAERAVAYFKDQIVPQLMAGKHVMVAAHGNSLRSIIMHLDKLTSQETLAKYRQKLDNMVQ